A window from SAR324 cluster bacterium encodes these proteins:
- the msrP gene encoding protein-methionine-sulfoxide reductase catalytic subunit MsrP: MHIKCRKSWEIPESEITPHSVYCNRRTLLKAMGFAGSATLMSSILQAATAGFPSNPNKSFDDLETTSEDLATSYNNFYEFSTDKQAVKSLSRNFQTEPWTLEIGGLCGKPQTLDVNQLASSIGLEQRIYRFRCVETWSMVVPWDGFPLKKILALAEPSSSAKFIKFSSFYRPDEAPGQKSKWYPWPYVEGLTMEEAANELAFIATGMYGKPLPPQNGAPLRLVVPWKYGFKSIKAITKIEFVDTMPTSLWMALAPDEYGFYANVNPEVSHPRWSQAQEKPLGSWFGKVPTKMFNGYEHEVGGLYKNLDLRKWY, encoded by the coding sequence ATGCACATCAAATGCCGAAAATCATGGGAAATTCCAGAATCAGAGATCACACCACATTCAGTGTACTGCAATCGTCGGACACTTCTCAAGGCCATGGGCTTTGCGGGGTCCGCAACCCTCATGTCGTCAATCTTGCAGGCGGCCACCGCAGGTTTCCCGTCCAACCCCAACAAGTCTTTTGACGATCTGGAAACAACTTCTGAAGACCTGGCCACCAGCTACAACAATTTTTATGAATTTTCCACGGACAAACAGGCAGTGAAATCGTTGTCCAGAAATTTTCAGACAGAACCATGGACCCTGGAAATTGGGGGACTCTGTGGAAAACCACAAACACTCGATGTGAATCAACTCGCCTCCTCGATTGGACTTGAACAACGGATCTATCGTTTTCGCTGTGTGGAAACATGGTCCATGGTGGTTCCGTGGGATGGCTTTCCTCTAAAAAAGATTCTGGCGCTTGCTGAACCTTCCAGTTCCGCAAAGTTTATCAAATTTTCCAGCTTCTACAGGCCTGATGAAGCCCCGGGACAAAAAAGCAAGTGGTATCCCTGGCCTTATGTGGAGGGACTCACCATGGAAGAAGCGGCCAATGAGCTGGCGTTTATTGCCACGGGAATGTATGGCAAACCCCTTCCGCCACAGAATGGCGCACCGTTGCGTCTGGTGGTTCCATGGAAATATGGCTTCAAAAGCATCAAAGCCATCACAAAAATTGAGTTTGTGGACACGATGCCGACCAGCCTGTGGATGGCACTTGCTCCTGATGAATATGGTTTTTATGCCAATGTGAACCCTGAAGTTTCCCATCCAAGATGGTCTCAGGCACAGGAAAAACCGTTAGGATCCTGGTTTGGTAAGGTTCCAACCAAAATGTTCAATGGCTATGAGCATGAAGTGGGGGGATTGTATAAGAATCTGGATCTGCGTAAGTGGTATTAG
- a CDS encoding TolC family protein, which produces MTKRISSIKRFAQGVILWVLFLNVVAVQASTEQNSPVSLLTPETQWSEATRKIINLPTEQQASAIAEKPLSRELTVALIERRSPELQAAKARWQATLQQSSQLDALMDTLGVYGQYLSTPTGMGQSKAMISRQFPYPGVMTLQNRIIQEQVQVSTWQYEIMRRDLWIKAKKRYHEGQFLKERLGLLNQTLDLLENLHKTVRSFYSTGKSRLMDLLNVEIQIAQLKDDEQSVQENLAVLQVELNEMMNFPAKLQWEWMPHPALSEFDLKDQDVPEISQEYPELKIIKSQWNQMESMVILETEAITPQLSPDWALQSHTQATSMDKAALPIPTPSPVFGNRQAYLEEISYKRDAGKHEIEALTNQLTAQLHSTVRYLNQARRDLRIFQQTVLPKSREMVKSANSEYAVGKIELPGALQSQTNLLKVETEWFKSIQMLRDQILEYQKLMNITQAD; this is translated from the coding sequence ATGACAAAACGAATTTCTTCAATTAAGCGCTTTGCCCAGGGGGTGATTCTGTGGGTACTTTTCCTGAATGTGGTGGCGGTGCAAGCTTCTACAGAACAAAATTCACCCGTTTCCTTATTGACACCTGAAACCCAATGGAGCGAAGCCACGCGGAAAATCATCAACCTCCCGACAGAGCAACAGGCCTCTGCCATTGCAGAGAAACCGTTGTCCAGAGAATTGACGGTCGCGTTGATTGAGCGGCGTTCGCCTGAATTACAGGCCGCGAAAGCGCGTTGGCAGGCGACCCTTCAGCAATCATCCCAACTGGACGCGCTGATGGACACACTCGGCGTTTATGGACAATATCTCAGCACCCCCACAGGCATGGGACAGAGTAAAGCCATGATTTCCCGACAATTCCCCTATCCGGGTGTGATGACGTTGCAAAACAGGATTATTCAGGAACAGGTTCAGGTTTCGACCTGGCAATATGAGATCATGCGTCGGGATCTATGGATCAAGGCTAAAAAACGCTATCATGAAGGACAATTTCTGAAAGAACGTCTGGGACTTTTGAACCAGACTCTGGATTTGCTGGAAAATCTGCATAAAACGGTTCGTTCTTTTTACAGCACAGGAAAATCGCGTCTGATGGATTTGCTGAATGTTGAAATCCAGATTGCTCAACTCAAAGATGATGAACAGTCTGTGCAGGAAAATCTGGCTGTCTTGCAGGTCGAATTGAACGAAATGATGAATTTTCCCGCAAAATTACAATGGGAATGGATGCCGCATCCCGCCTTGAGTGAGTTTGATTTGAAGGATCAGGACGTCCCTGAAATTTCACAGGAATATCCGGAATTGAAAATTATAAAATCCCAGTGGAATCAAATGGAATCGATGGTGATTCTGGAAACAGAAGCCATCACGCCCCAATTGTCTCCAGACTGGGCGCTTCAGTCCCACACGCAGGCAACGTCCATGGATAAAGCGGCCTTGCCAATTCCTACACCATCGCCTGTTTTTGGCAACCGACAGGCCTATCTTGAAGAAATTAGTTACAAACGTGATGCCGGGAAACATGAAATTGAGGCACTGACCAACCAATTGACGGCCCAGCTTCACTCCACTGTCCGCTATCTGAATCAGGCCCGGCGGGATCTGAGAATCTTTCAGCAGACGGTTCTGCCCAAATCCCGGGAAATGGTAAAATCCGCCAATTCGGAATACGCTGTGGGAAAAATAGAATTACCCGGAGCCCTGCAATCCCAGACCAATCTGCTCAAGGTGGAAACAGAATGGTTCAAGTCCATCCAGATGCTGCGGGATCAGATCCTTGAGTATCAAAAACTGATGAATATCACACAAGCCGATTGA
- a CDS encoding response regulator produces the protein MKTTGNKLNILVVDDDENIRMILEKTLTKLGHHVSQAKSAEEALATLEHSYFNVVITDIQMEEMTGIELLKEIKELNSIMQIFIITAHSNLPNVIQCMKNGAYDYFEKPLDLSEIITSVNEAARRVERWNTFYKKYSQISQK, from the coding sequence ATGAAAACTACCGGCAACAAACTCAATATTCTGGTTGTGGATGATGATGAAAACATCCGCATGATTCTGGAAAAAACACTCACTAAACTGGGACACCATGTGAGTCAGGCCAAAAGTGCTGAAGAAGCACTTGCGACTCTGGAACACAGTTATTTCAATGTGGTGATTACAGATATTCAAATGGAGGAAATGACCGGCATTGAACTGCTGAAAGAAATCAAGGAACTCAATTCCATCATGCAGATTTTTATCATCACCGCACACAGCAATTTGCCCAATGTGATTCAATGCATGAAAAACGGAGCCTATGATTATTTTGAAAAACCACTGGATCTCAGTGAAATCATTACCTCCGTTAATGAAGCGGCCCGCAGGGTTGAACGCTGGAATACGTTTTACAAAAAATATTCCCAGATCTCCCAGAAATGA
- a CDS encoding GNAT family N-acetyltransferase has product MDVDYKITKDVSADDVIQLLAEEGVSWLGTDTSWVEPSLRGAYCFVGAYWNGRLIGMAQALSDTSSHAYVHQVIVSKSVRGKGVGKKMVSMLLDYLQEQGIDWIRLICDPELEEFYGDLRFKKTEELVMIYEAPEKS; this is encoded by the coding sequence ATGGATGTTGACTATAAAATTACAAAAGATGTATCCGCGGATGATGTGATTCAGTTACTGGCTGAAGAAGGCGTTTCGTGGCTTGGAACAGACACTAGCTGGGTGGAACCTTCGTTGAGAGGAGCCTATTGTTTTGTGGGCGCATACTGGAACGGGCGGCTGATCGGCATGGCTCAAGCTTTGTCGGATACGTCCTCCCATGCTTATGTGCATCAGGTGATTGTCTCAAAAAGCGTTCGAGGAAAAGGAGTGGGGAAAAAAATGGTCAGTATGCTTCTTGATTATTTGCAGGAGCAGGGAATTGACTGGATCAGACTGATTTGTGATCCCGAACTTGAAGAATTTTATGGGGATCTCCGCTTCAAAAAAACGGAGGAACTGGTCATGATTTATGAGGCCCCTGAAAAATCCTGA
- a CDS encoding cytochrome c, with product MPVFGILMMGMMVFMMSMHFSPMLQQQENKDGSGQQHASSPMMGMVSGSGTHCMSAPPVPAEMATRTNPLAKTPESVARGGLIFNENCASCHGTDGRGDGPAASGFSPQPANLLELAKARSEGELAWRISNGFGAMPAWKSVLQDEDIWHVVNFIQTLQSISASK from the coding sequence ATGCCAGTATTCGGGATTCTGATGATGGGAATGATGGTGTTCATGATGAGTATGCATTTCAGCCCAATGCTTCAACAGCAAGAAAATAAAGATGGCTCAGGACAACAGCACGCCTCTTCTCCTATGATGGGAATGGTTTCAGGAAGCGGTACTCATTGTATGTCGGCACCACCGGTTCCTGCAGAAATGGCCACTCGAACCAATCCACTTGCCAAAACTCCGGAATCCGTAGCCAGGGGGGGACTTATCTTTAATGAGAACTGTGCTTCGTGTCATGGAACAGATGGCCGGGGAGATGGACCCGCCGCATCGGGATTTTCGCCCCAGCCCGCTAATTTGCTGGAACTGGCAAAAGCTCGTTCAGAGGGAGAACTGGCGTGGAGGATCAGTAATGGTTTTGGTGCCATGCCCGCATGGAAATCCGTATTGCAGGATGAGGACATCTGGCATGTCGTGAATTTTATCCAGACACTTCAGTCAATATCAGCGTCAAAGTAA
- a CDS encoding TolC family protein, giving the protein MTNWLSTFLIILCVIPTFLQAETDPIFSGTEVTLQQVLDYAFEHNPGWKAGNLRVLQAREKVKEASGWENLNLSISQFVDPLETRLGPQETILNFSQKIPFWGQTEYGENAANAMVDSSKSGLEQERLTLITDIKKTWYDLWELQQTREVLLENQQLLEQISSLGSVDNTGGGGTLRSVLKAQTQIGQSAYDLVLVEDRLASTNIRLNSLMGRTDMNFFPRIAKPETPEFDATLTAVLDLVQQHSPELKQLDANISKSRFEAEQMDAQTAFPGVTLGVNYFVIGEPLNPNMLDAGKDAWNIMLGISIPWGNSKLSSRASQAELEAQRTAMLKEHRSNMLRDQTSRVYYKIINAQRLNTLFQQTLLPHAQNTLSLADRAYRTGQETSMAVLEARNVLLNFQISAIRALADWLRALAELEQLTGKSLAS; this is encoded by the coding sequence ATGACCAACTGGTTATCTACGTTTCTGATCATCCTCTGTGTCATTCCGACTTTTCTTCAGGCAGAAACAGACCCGATTTTTTCTGGAACGGAAGTGACACTGCAACAAGTATTGGATTATGCGTTTGAACACAATCCCGGTTGGAAAGCTGGAAATTTGCGTGTGCTTCAGGCCCGGGAAAAAGTGAAGGAAGCTTCCGGGTGGGAAAATCTGAATCTCAGCATTTCTCAATTTGTCGACCCCCTTGAAACCCGTCTGGGACCCCAGGAAACCATCTTGAATTTTTCCCAGAAAATTCCCTTTTGGGGACAAACGGAATATGGTGAAAACGCCGCGAATGCCATGGTGGATTCCTCAAAATCAGGACTGGAACAGGAACGTCTCACCCTGATCACAGATATTAAAAAAACCTGGTATGATTTGTGGGAACTCCAGCAAACCCGTGAAGTGCTCCTGGAAAATCAACAGTTGCTGGAACAGATTTCTTCTCTGGGAAGTGTGGACAATACCGGCGGTGGAGGCACCCTTCGTAGTGTGCTCAAGGCGCAGACCCAGATTGGCCAGAGTGCCTATGATCTGGTGCTGGTGGAAGACCGTCTGGCCAGCACCAACATTCGCCTCAACAGTTTGATGGGACGAACCGACATGAATTTCTTTCCTCGAATCGCCAAACCGGAAACTCCTGAATTTGACGCGACTTTAACCGCTGTGCTGGACCTGGTTCAACAACATAGTCCCGAACTGAAGCAACTGGACGCGAATATCAGTAAAAGCCGTTTTGAAGCTGAACAGATGGATGCCCAAACCGCATTCCCCGGTGTCACGCTGGGAGTGAATTATTTTGTGATTGGTGAGCCTCTCAATCCGAATATGCTCGATGCGGGCAAGGACGCCTGGAACATCATGCTGGGGATCAGCATCCCCTGGGGAAATTCCAAACTGTCTTCACGGGCATCACAAGCCGAACTCGAGGCTCAGCGAACCGCAATGCTTAAGGAACATCGAAGCAACATGCTCCGGGATCAAACCTCACGGGTGTATTACAAAATCATCAATGCCCAACGTTTGAATACCTTGTTTCAGCAAACACTGTTGCCACATGCGCAAAACACACTGTCTCTTGCCGATCGAGCCTATCGAACAGGACAGGAAACATCCATGGCAGTACTGGAAGCCCGGAATGTCCTGCTCAATTTTCAGATCAGCGCCATTCGGGCGTTGGCCGATTGGCTGAGAGCGTTGGCTGAACTGGAACAACTCACAGGTAAATCACTGGCCTCTTGA